The following are from one region of the Staphylococcus schleiferi genome:
- a CDS encoding HAAS signaling domain-containing protein, translating to MDKITFLNELEYQLHRLPDDKIDEVMNTYENYFYQEGRKGKTDHAIVKTLDTPKQIAKQQYAKYAVKNAENKPDVAHIAHAVFATIGMSVITLFFILVPLFFVMIITLLGTFIALGMLLSPLLLLIMNIWSGLYSFSLSNYLFSFAYLGLGAMFLVMIIKFIIAIRNLLIRYLKWNVNFIKKGTS from the coding sequence ATGGATAAAATCACATTTTTAAATGAATTAGAATATCAACTACATCGTTTACCCGATGATAAAATTGATGAAGTGATGAATACGTACGAGAATTATTTTTATCAAGAAGGACGTAAAGGGAAAACTGACCACGCCATTGTTAAAACTTTAGATACACCTAAGCAAATTGCAAAGCAGCAATATGCTAAATATGCTGTTAAAAATGCGGAAAATAAACCTGATGTAGCACACATTGCGCATGCTGTTTTTGCGACAATAGGGATGAGTGTCATCACTTTATTTTTCATTCTGGTACCTTTGTTTTTTGTAATGATTATTACATTGTTAGGCACTTTTATTGCATTAGGAATGTTGCTATCCCCGTTACTCTTACTCATTATGAACATATGGTCAGGGTTATACAGCTTTTCATTAAGCAATTATCTTTTTAGCTTTGCTTATTTAGGACTGGGTGCTATGTTCCTGGTCATGATTATAAAATTCATCATTGCAATTCGAAACTTACTCATAAGATATTTGAAATGGAATGTCAATTTTATTAAAAAAGGAACATCGTAG
- a CDS encoding DUF4097 family beta strand repeat-containing protein: protein MKKLFIFGLSCFLVSFILGTIVWFGFEKKQQSIEKVEKTYAKNEINQLIVNMASADVKIVEGNQFHVTYKGKEDLSVSKQNKTLNIAEIKHSRGKEPNLNPFNREDNYIVITVPSAQLKELNVSTGFAKIQADGIDSQNAKFWNERSGEVTINHSQFSHTKIIGHESLVNIHDSHLNQSEISVENGQINANRSALHRSIFKIKQGNIVMNDMETECDFKGSTQKGNIDLNYRKTPHNVMLSLNPEHGHAHIKNQHLKHGKNGKGEHKVELYTNHGDITVD, encoded by the coding sequence ATGAAAAAATTATTTATATTTGGTTTGAGTTGTTTTTTAGTCTCTTTTATATTAGGCACCATCGTATGGTTTGGATTTGAAAAAAAGCAACAATCCATTGAAAAAGTAGAAAAAACATATGCTAAAAATGAAATTAATCAACTTATCGTGAATATGGCATCAGCTGATGTCAAAATTGTTGAAGGCAACCAGTTTCATGTCACATATAAAGGTAAAGAAGATTTGAGCGTTTCGAAGCAGAACAAAACGTTAAATATCGCAGAAATTAAACATTCTAGAGGAAAGGAACCTAATTTAAATCCTTTCAATAGAGAAGATAATTACATTGTGATTACTGTTCCATCAGCACAATTGAAAGAGCTGAATGTTTCAACTGGTTTCGCTAAAATACAAGCTGATGGGATTGATAGCCAGAATGCGAAGTTTTGGAACGAACGCTCAGGTGAAGTGACGATTAATCATAGTCAATTTTCACATACTAAAATCATTGGTCATGAATCGTTAGTGAACATTCATGATAGTCACTTGAATCAAAGTGAAATCAGTGTTGAAAATGGTCAGATTAATGCTAACCGATCCGCACTTCATAGAAGTATTTTTAAAATTAAGCAAGGAAATATCGTCATGAATGATATGGAAACAGAATGTGATTTTAAAGGCTCTACGCAAAAAGGGAATATCGATTTAAATTATCGAAAAACGCCTCATAATGTCATGCTATCGTTAAATCCAGAACATGGTCATGCACATATTAAAAATCAACATTTAAAGCATGGTAAAAATGGTAAAGGAGAGCATAAAGTTGAACTTTACACAAATCATGGGGACATTACGGTAGATTAA
- a CDS encoding C45 family autoproteolytic acyltransferase/hydolase has product MQNVTSDILSFRGNHYDYGVMTGQWLQTTALLKNRNKEWKKRVPRFDIDIEETYHIYQQYAPRIWEEIMGIQDVLKIPTRQAILNFAHYRFTTLPDSGCSVYIGQDYLVRNYDYHPATYDARYQLFEPHDDGYAQIGPMSRVTGRMDGMNECGLVMAYNFMHRKKPANGFVCYMVGRLVLENCKNVEEAVAFLKEIPHRSSFSYIVKDATGAHAIVEVSPRSIEVRYDQTCTNHFKLLTHENRNYTKESKERLGRLENQISQAHEDRFEVFKRFNQPQYEIYSKLFKSWSGTIHTSMYDPHQLHAWIALGESRNPIKIDFGAWLKGHDLTANQIEGRIDTEIQFATE; this is encoded by the coding sequence ATGCAAAATGTCACATCGGATATTTTAAGCTTTAGAGGAAACCATTACGATTACGGTGTAATGACAGGGCAGTGGCTTCAAACGACAGCGTTATTAAAAAATAGAAATAAAGAATGGAAGAAACGAGTGCCTCGCTTCGATATAGATATCGAAGAAACTTATCACATTTATCAACAATATGCACCTCGGATTTGGGAAGAAATAATGGGAATTCAAGATGTATTAAAAATTCCAACACGACAAGCGATTTTAAATTTCGCACACTACCGCTTCACAACACTGCCAGATAGTGGGTGTTCGGTTTACATTGGACAAGATTATTTAGTGAGAAATTACGATTATCACCCTGCAACATACGATGCTAGGTATCAGTTGTTTGAACCGCATGATGACGGTTATGCTCAAATTGGTCCTATGTCTCGAGTGACAGGTCGCATGGACGGAATGAACGAATGTGGTTTAGTTATGGCTTACAATTTTATGCATCGTAAAAAGCCAGCGAATGGATTTGTTTGTTATATGGTTGGCCGTCTTGTCTTAGAAAATTGCAAAAATGTAGAAGAAGCCGTGGCCTTTTTAAAAGAAATTCCTCACCGGAGTTCATTTAGTTATATCGTTAAGGATGCAACTGGCGCACATGCCATCGTTGAAGTTTCTCCGAGAAGTATAGAGGTTCGTTATGATCAAACTTGCACCAATCACTTTAAATTGTTGACGCATGAAAATCGCAACTATACAAAAGAATCTAAAGAACGATTAGGTCGCCTTGAAAATCAAATTTCACAAGCACATGAAGACCGCTTTGAAGTCTTTAAGCGGTTCAATCAACCCCAATACGAAATATATAGTAAATTATTTAAAAGCTGGAGTGGGACTATTCATACTTCTATGTATGACCCCCATCAATTACACGCTTGGATTGCATTAGGTGAAAGTCGAAATCCGATTAAAATTGATTTTGGCGCTTGGTTAAAAGGCCATGATCTAACGGCAAATCAAATTGAAGGTCGCATTGATACAGAAATTCAATTTGCGACAGAATAA
- a CDS encoding lactonase family protein, whose product MTKGYIGSYTKKNGKGIFRFELDDQQGIVEKVETGYELNASTYLTQYQDMLLAITKDDQNAGLASFKINKDGSLEKKSTCLESFKGSGCYVAVSPDGKYAFEAVYGDGVARIYELDAENHTVKRLIREISHDYPHGPNIERQEKSHVHYLDVTPDHQYAVAVDLGSDLLVTYQYGSEGMEVAYRTQLEPGDGPRHIAYHQTGRYAYVVNELSNTVVVMQYEDGRFTELERHLTIPEDFLHPTKLAAVHLSHDQRYLYISNRGHDSLAIFKVLAEGSKLELVDIVSSGGVFPRDFNITPDDAYLVVAHQEEDSKIVVFERNRDTGLLTLKDDQQVAEEGVCVKFLDETDL is encoded by the coding sequence ATGACAAAAGGATATATTGGTTCTTATACTAAGAAAAATGGAAAAGGTATTTTTCGATTTGAGTTAGATGATCAACAAGGTATTGTTGAGAAAGTTGAAACAGGATATGAATTAAATGCCTCGACCTATTTGACACAGTATCAAGATATGTTACTCGCCATTACGAAAGACGATCAAAACGCTGGCCTCGCTTCTTTCAAGATTAATAAAGATGGAAGCTTAGAAAAAAAGAGTACTTGTTTGGAATCTTTTAAAGGCTCTGGCTGTTATGTAGCGGTATCACCAGATGGAAAATATGCTTTTGAAGCGGTTTATGGAGATGGTGTCGCACGTATTTATGAATTAGATGCTGAAAACCACACTGTTAAACGCTTAATTAGAGAAATCAGCCATGATTATCCGCATGGGCCGAACATAGAGCGTCAAGAAAAATCCCATGTGCATTATTTAGATGTCACACCTGATCATCAATATGCGGTAGCTGTTGATTTAGGTTCGGATTTGTTAGTGACATATCAATATGGTTCTGAAGGTATGGAAGTTGCATATCGCACACAATTAGAACCTGGTGATGGCCCTAGACATATTGCTTATCATCAAACAGGACGTTACGCCTATGTGGTTAATGAACTTTCAAATACGGTTGTTGTAATGCAATATGAAGACGGTCGATTCACTGAATTGGAACGTCATTTAACGATTCCTGAAGATTTCTTACATCCGACTAAATTAGCTGCAGTACATCTTTCACATGACCAACGTTACTTATATATTAGTAACCGCGGGCATGATAGTCTTGCAATTTTCAAAGTATTAGCTGAGGGTAGCAAACTAGAATTGGTTGATATTGTCTCAAGTGGCGGTGTATTTCCAAGAGATTTCAATATTACTCCTGACGATGCATATCTCGTTGTGGCACATCAAGAAGAAGACTCTAAAATTGTCGTATTTGAAAGAAATCGAGACACGGGATTGTTGACATTAAAAGATGATCAACAAGTTGCAGAGGAAGGTGTTTGTGTTAAATTTTTAGACGAAACCGACCTCTAA
- a CDS encoding aldehyde dehydrogenase, with the protein MNSYQKQFDATKDYFRSGITVSLKYRKKALKQLSKQIKLHEDAILEALKKDLGKNEVEAYATEVGYTLNSIKHTRKSLNKWAKKQSVDTPLFLFPTKSFVISEPLGTALIIGPFNYPFQLIFEPLLGAIAAGNTAIVKPSELTPHVAEVVETIIANSFEPEYVSVVQGGADVIQALLQLPFDHIFFTGSAKVGQIVYEAAAKQLIPVTLELGGKSPTIIDKSANLKVASERICFGKFMNAGQTCVAPDYVLIDETVKADFIKALTTTIREFYGRAPHESEDFGRIVNERHFNRLAQLIQTHETKIILGGETDATDRYIAPTLIDNVVASDAIMADEIFGPILPIMTYQNLDEAIQYVQSKPKPLSLYLFSEDENTTNRILTELSFGGGAINDTLLQLANPNLPFGGVGASGIGRYHGRYSFETFSHQKPYIFKTTKLETGLLFPPYKGKLGYVKKLFKK; encoded by the coding sequence TTGAACAGCTACCAGAAGCAATTTGATGCAACGAAAGACTATTTTCGATCAGGCATCACCGTGTCCCTCAAATATCGTAAAAAAGCATTAAAGCAATTATCAAAGCAAATTAAATTACATGAAGATGCCATACTAGAGGCTTTAAAAAAGGATCTAGGCAAAAATGAAGTAGAAGCTTATGCAACTGAAGTGGGCTATACATTGAATAGCATTAAACATACCCGTAAATCATTGAATAAATGGGCCAAAAAACAATCTGTAGACACCCCTTTATTTCTCTTCCCTACTAAAAGCTTTGTCATTAGTGAGCCTTTAGGTACCGCGTTGATTATTGGTCCATTTAACTATCCTTTTCAATTAATTTTTGAACCTTTACTTGGTGCAATTGCTGCAGGCAACACCGCTATCGTGAAACCGTCAGAACTCACACCTCATGTGGCCGAAGTCGTTGAAACTATTATCGCAAATAGTTTTGAGCCAGAATACGTCAGCGTCGTGCAAGGTGGTGCAGATGTGATTCAAGCACTTTTACAATTACCTTTTGATCATATCTTTTTTACCGGTAGTGCAAAAGTTGGCCAAATTGTTTATGAAGCGGCTGCAAAACAACTTATACCAGTGACATTAGAACTTGGCGGAAAATCACCTACAATTATAGATAAATCCGCTAACTTAAAAGTAGCAAGTGAACGAATTTGTTTTGGTAAATTTATGAATGCGGGTCAAACTTGTGTAGCACCTGATTATGTGCTGATTGATGAAACAGTAAAAGCGGATTTTATTAAAGCTTTGACGACGACAATACGTGAGTTTTATGGACGCGCGCCCCATGAGAGTGAGGATTTCGGGCGTATTGTAAACGAACGTCATTTTAATCGTTTAGCACAATTGATTCAAACCCATGAAACTAAAATTATTTTAGGTGGTGAAACGGACGCGACTGACCGTTATATTGCACCGACTCTGATTGATAACGTAGTAGCTTCAGATGCCATTATGGCTGATGAAATATTTGGTCCAATTTTACCAATTATGACTTATCAAAATCTTGATGAAGCCATTCAATATGTTCAATCAAAACCTAAACCATTATCGTTATACTTATTTAGTGAAGATGAAAATACAACTAATCGAATACTTACTGAACTATCGTTTGGTGGCGGTGCCATTAACGATACTTTACTTCAATTAGCAAATCCAAACCTTCCTTTTGGTGGTGTAGGTGCGTCAGGCATCGGGCGCTACCATGGACGTTATTCATTTGAAACATTTTCACATCAAAAACCTTATATTTTTAAAACAACTAAATTGGAGACTGGGTTACTATTTCCCCCTTATAAAGGTAAACTGGGCTACGTTAAAAAGTTATTTAAAAAGTAA
- a CDS encoding GNAT family N-acetyltransferase: MTNQIKAGHHKFYIGENENTPQAEITFKYLDENTIDVNKTFVDPSLRGGGVAKKLFNEVIQKAEDENLKIVPSCSYVARQFEKDKSLAPLLAE; the protein is encoded by the coding sequence ATGACAAATCAAATTAAAGCAGGACATCACAAGTTTTATATTGGTGAAAATGAAAACACACCGCAAGCTGAGATTACATTTAAGTATCTTGATGAAAATACAATCGATGTCAACAAAACTTTTGTTGATCCATCACTCCGTGGCGGTGGCGTTGCAAAAAAATTATTCAACGAAGTCATTCAAAAAGCCGAAGATGAAAACTTAAAAATTGTTCCATCTTGTAGTTATGTGGCGCGTCAATTTGAAAAAGATAAATCTCTTGCACCGCTTTTAGCTGAGTAA
- a CDS encoding manganese-dependent inorganic pyrophosphatase — MMTTYIFGHQNPDTDAICSAIIMADFEQQHGNKEAKAFRIGELGPETQYALDYFNVEVPELLTDDLTGKDVILVDHNEFQQSAKTIEKAKIHHVIDHHRISNFQTAGPLYYRAEPVGCTATILYKMYNERNYEIRPQIAGLMVSAIVSDSLLFKSPTCTEQDVNAAKALAKIADVNLEEYGLNMLKAGASTTNKTEDSILNTDAKSFSMGEHTVRIAQVNTVDIDEVIARQEALENAMNKASAENGYDIFVLVITDILNSNSKIIVVGAEKDKVGEAFNTALDNNTAFLPGVVSRKKQIVPPITEALS; from the coding sequence ATAATGACAACATATATTTTTGGTCATCAAAACCCAGATACTGATGCCATTTGTTCGGCAATCATCATGGCTGACTTTGAACAACAACACGGTAATAAAGAGGCCAAAGCCTTCCGTATTGGAGAGTTAGGTCCAGAGACACAATATGCATTAGATTATTTTAATGTGGAAGTACCTGAATTGTTGACAGATGATTTAACAGGAAAAGACGTTATTTTAGTGGACCACAACGAGTTCCAACAAAGTGCTAAAACAATCGAGAAAGCAAAAATTCATCACGTAATTGATCACCATAGAATTTCAAACTTCCAAACTGCTGGTCCATTATATTACCGCGCTGAACCTGTTGGTTGTACAGCGACGATTTTATACAAAATGTATAATGAGCGCAACTATGAAATCCGCCCTCAAATTGCAGGGTTAATGGTGTCTGCTATTGTATCAGATAGCCTTTTATTCAAATCACCAACATGTACAGAACAAGATGTTAATGCTGCAAAAGCATTAGCAAAAATTGCAGATGTGAATTTAGAAGAATATGGCTTGAACATGTTAAAAGCAGGCGCTTCTACTACAAACAAAACAGAAGATAGCATTTTAAACACAGATGCGAAATCTTTCAGTATGGGTGAACATACTGTACGTATTGCACAAGTCAACACTGTCGATATCGATGAAGTTATCGCGCGCCAAGAAGCACTTGAAAATGCAATGAATAAAGCAAGCGCTGAAAACGGTTATGATATCTTCGTTCTTGTTATTACAGACATTTTAAACAGCAATTCTAAAATTATTGTTGTTGGTGCAGAAAAAGATAAAGTCGGAGAAGCTTTCAACACTGCTCTCGATAACAATACAGCATTCTTACCTGGTGTTGTATCACGTAAGAAACAAATTGTTCCACCTATTACTGAAGCTTTATCATAA
- a CDS encoding cysteine hydrolase family protein — MSKKALIVVDYSYDFVADDGKLTCGEAGQAIEPFIVERIQSYHQSKENIFFMMDLHYENDPYHPETKSFPPHNIEGTHGRDLYGRVQEIYNQIKDESHVYFIDKRRYDAFYGTPLDSLLRERHVDTLEIVGVCTDICVLHTAASAYNLNYQLIIPKNGVASFNLTGHEWALTHFKDTLGAAVE, encoded by the coding sequence ATGTCAAAAAAAGCTTTAATTGTAGTGGATTATTCTTATGACTTTGTGGCTGATGATGGGAAATTGACTTGCGGTGAAGCGGGTCAAGCGATTGAGCCTTTTATCGTAGAGCGCATTCAGTCTTACCATCAATCAAAAGAGAACATTTTCTTTATGATGGATTTACATTATGAAAATGATCCTTATCATCCTGAGACGAAAAGTTTCCCACCACACAACATTGAGGGAACACATGGACGTGATCTTTATGGTCGTGTACAAGAAATATATAACCAAATTAAAGACGAATCACACGTCTATTTTATAGATAAACGACGTTACGATGCCTTTTATGGTACTCCGTTAGATAGCTTATTACGTGAACGCCATGTTGATACACTTGAAATTGTAGGTGTTTGTACAGATATCTGTGTCCTTCACACTGCAGCAAGCGCATATAATTTAAACTATCAACTGATTATACCTAAAAATGGCGTGGCATCATTCAATTTAACGGGCCATGAATGGGCTTTAACACATTTTAAAGATACTTTAGGCGCAGCGGTAGAATAA
- a CDS encoding glycosyl hydrolase family 28-related protein, with translation MILNILDFGATGKNKLRDTIGIQRALNKGKKRNVTVYIPEGTYHIAKALKIYEGTTLILDAEAELLRVGRDALLKNGSSRKKYYQYDGNSHIKIEGGTFNMNGVHYPYNNTAMCIGHARDIELSHITFKNIVGGHGVDACGLDGVYIHDCNFLGFYDVNGDRWFSEAIQLDMFVEGAFPKFGVNDGTITKNVVIENCYFGNSFEGQMQSWNRAIGSHARRYNYFYENIVIQNNIFDSTQDYALTPLKGKDILIHNNLFLNCSGGIRYLGVYKGQDMQTLDGTFEGKQGGEAFYVMHNQFVNISEKNPLHIRSHKDAPHKGVYIIGNEFLGDNQANQMTAINELTIAENRQLPHLNQHDVSQLILDELE, from the coding sequence ATGATTTTAAATATTTTAGATTTTGGTGCAACTGGAAAAAATAAATTGCGCGACACGATCGGCATTCAACGTGCTTTAAATAAAGGTAAAAAAAGGAACGTGACTGTTTATATCCCTGAAGGTACATATCATATCGCTAAAGCCTTAAAAATATATGAAGGTACAACTTTAATATTAGATGCAGAAGCGGAATTATTAAGGGTTGGTCGAGACGCATTATTAAAAAATGGCTCAAGTCGAAAAAAGTACTATCAATATGATGGTAATAGCCATATTAAGATAGAAGGTGGCACATTCAATATGAATGGTGTGCACTATCCTTATAATAATACAGCAATGTGCATAGGTCATGCCCGAGATATTGAATTAAGCCATATCACTTTTAAAAATATTGTAGGTGGGCATGGTGTGGACGCTTGTGGATTAGATGGTGTCTATATTCATGATTGTAACTTTTTAGGTTTTTATGATGTGAATGGGGATCGTTGGTTCTCAGAAGCAATTCAACTTGATATGTTTGTCGAAGGTGCTTTTCCAAAATTTGGAGTGAATGATGGCACGATTACTAAAAATGTAGTGATTGAGAATTGTTATTTTGGAAATTCATTCGAAGGGCAAATGCAATCATGGAATCGTGCAATTGGTTCACATGCAAGACGTTATAATTATTTTTATGAGAATATTGTTATCCAAAATAATATCTTTGATTCAACGCAAGATTATGCGCTCACACCTTTAAAAGGGAAAGATATCTTGATTCATAATAATTTGTTTTTAAATTGTAGTGGGGGAATTCGTTATTTAGGTGTTTATAAAGGCCAAGATATGCAAACTTTAGATGGTACTTTTGAAGGGAAACAAGGGGGAGAAGCGTTTTACGTCATGCACAATCAATTCGTCAATATTTCTGAGAAAAATCCACTGCATATTAGAAGCCATAAAGATGCGCCACACAAAGGTGTCTATATCATCGGGAATGAATTTTTAGGAGACAATCAAGCGAATCAAATGACTGCTATTAATGAATTGACGATTGCAGAAAACAGACAGTTACCTCATCTCAATCAACACGATGTCAGTCAACTCATATTGGATGAACTAGAATGA
- a CDS encoding prephenate dehydratase gives MTLYYLGPKGTFSYLAALKLMAQSQQDDDCLVEKDNLYEVMTSLQKETTATAIVPIENSIEGTINVIADTLTDYPFVVVDEILLDIAFALYGLPEQSLADITKVYSISPAISQTQRFIHAHQFDYDYTPSTVASLREINATTGAIAPIGSGEMYGYHALQTHIEDYPHNMTRFLVLKHASEVAHQSGKDWLLVITPTEDKPGLLANILNTFAMFQVNLKWVESRPLKTKLGMYRFFVQAECPLDETVNKITTILKTLDFELKNLGRFN, from the coding sequence ATGACACTTTATTATTTAGGTCCTAAAGGGACATTTTCCTATTTAGCCGCACTCAAATTGATGGCTCAATCACAACAAGACGACGACTGCTTAGTTGAAAAAGATAATTTATATGAGGTCATGACTTCACTCCAAAAAGAAACAACAGCAACTGCCATTGTCCCAATAGAAAATTCGATAGAAGGAACAATCAATGTCATTGCAGATACATTGACTGATTATCCCTTTGTCGTCGTGGATGAAATTTTGTTAGATATTGCGTTTGCTTTATATGGATTACCTGAGCAATCGCTTGCGGATATTACAAAAGTTTATTCGATTAGTCCAGCGATAAGTCAAACGCAAAGATTTATCCATGCGCATCAATTTGATTATGATTATACACCGAGTACTGTCGCTTCATTGAGAGAAATCAATGCAACGACCGGTGCGATTGCGCCCATTGGAAGCGGAGAAATGTATGGTTATCATGCTCTTCAAACGCATATCGAAGACTATCCACATAATATGACACGCTTCCTTGTCCTCAAACATGCATCTGAAGTGGCGCACCAGTCAGGTAAAGATTGGTTGCTAGTCATTACACCTACTGAAGACAAACCAGGACTTCTCGCAAATATTTTAAATACTTTTGCGATGTTCCAGGTCAACTTAAAATGGGTGGAATCTCGACCTTTAAAAACGAAACTCGGTATGTATCGCTTTTTTGTACAGGCCGAGTGTCCTCTTGATGAAACGGTCAATAAAATCACAACCATTTTAAAAACGCTCGACTTTGAACTAAAAAACTTGGGTCGGTTCAATTAA
- a CDS encoding nitric oxide synthase oxygenase, whose protein sequence is MLKEAQAFIKQMYEELNLPIQARDRRLEEIAASINETGTYTHTSEELTYGARVAWRNSNRCIGRLFWESLIVEDARHIKDEASFINSICSHISTATNHGRIKPYITIYAQSDVEGPKIFNNQLIRYAGYEDKGDPSEKEITQLAQHLGWSGEHTDFDVLPLIYQLPGQKIKYYEYPSDLILEVPISHTQFPKVAELGIKWYAVPIISNMDLKIGGITYPTAPFNGWYMVNEIAVRNFTDSYRYNLLEKFATAMGFSNLRNTSFNKDRVLVEINDAVYQSFKNAGVSMVDHLTAAKQFEKFEQAEQQQGRTVTGKWSWLAPPLSPTLTSNYHHGYQNEIRVPNFFYKKSSSSGCPFH, encoded by the coding sequence ATGTTAAAAGAAGCACAAGCATTTATTAAACAAATGTATGAAGAATTAAATTTACCAATACAAGCGCGTGATCGCCGTTTAGAGGAAATTGCAGCATCCATTAATGAGACGGGGACTTATACACATACTTCAGAAGAATTAACATATGGTGCCCGTGTGGCATGGCGCAACTCAAATCGTTGTATTGGTCGTCTTTTTTGGGAGAGTTTAATCGTTGAAGACGCGCGTCATATTAAAGATGAAGCATCATTTATAAATTCGATTTGTTCGCACATTTCTACAGCGACGAATCATGGCCGTATTAAACCTTATATTACAATTTATGCGCAATCTGACGTTGAAGGCCCAAAAATATTTAATAATCAATTGATTCGTTATGCGGGCTATGAAGATAAGGGAGATCCATCTGAAAAAGAAATCACGCAACTCGCCCAACATCTCGGATGGTCAGGTGAGCATACAGATTTTGATGTATTACCTTTAATATATCAATTACCGGGTCAAAAAATTAAATATTATGAATATCCTAGTGACTTAATCTTAGAGGTTCCTATTAGTCATACACAATTCCCTAAAGTTGCTGAGTTAGGTATAAAATGGTATGCGGTACCGATTATATCAAATATGGATTTAAAAATTGGTGGGATTACTTATCCAACTGCACCATTCAATGGTTGGTATATGGTGAATGAAATTGCAGTTAGAAATTTCACAGACAGTTATCGTTATAACTTATTAGAAAAATTTGCCACAGCCATGGGATTTTCTAATTTACGAAACACTTCTTTTAATAAAGATCGGGTGTTAGTTGAAATCAATGATGCTGTCTACCAATCTTTTAAAAATGCAGGCGTTTCTATGGTTGACCATTTAACTGCAGCTAAGCAATTTGAAAAATTTGAACAAGCCGAACAACAACAAGGACGAACTGTAACAGGAAAATGGTCATGGTTAGCACCCCCATTATCTCCAACTTTAACTTCAAATTATCATCATGGTTATCAAAATGAGATAAGAGTCCCTAACTTTTTTTATAAAAAATCGTCATCATCTGGGTGTCCATTTCACTAA